One segment of Alnus glutinosa chromosome 2, dhAlnGlut1.1, whole genome shotgun sequence DNA contains the following:
- the LOC133859815 gene encoding uncharacterized protein LOC133859815 codes for MSSGQTPEISPRENDDAQELFFANRGCCLCIPCLGSGRGSNVGSVWWERIRTAENDERWWTRGWKRLRDWSELVAGPKWKTFIRRFNKNNNNNRQVKFHYDPLSYALNFDEGLGQNDHLDEDYLGRDFSCRYAAIPASAKSSMDLGRDGPAFT; via the coding sequence ATGTCGTCGGGCCAAACACCTGAAATCTCCCCACGCGAAAACGACGACGCGCAGGAGCTCTTCTTCGCGAACAGAGGCTGCTGCCTATGTATCCCGTGCTTGGGCTCCGGGCGAGGCTCCAACGTCGGATCGGTCTGGTGGGAGAGGATTCGGACGGCGGAGAACGACGAGCGGTGGTGGACCCGGGGGTGGAAGAGGCTCCGTGACTGGTCGGAGCTGGTGGCAGGTCCGAAATGGAAGACGTTCATCCGCCGGTTCAACAagaacaataacaacaacagGCAGGTGAAATTCCACTACGACCCTCTGAGTTACGCCTTGAACTTCGACGAGGGCCTGGGGCAGAACGATCATTTGGACGAGGACTATCTAGGCCGAGACTTCTCGTGCCGGTATGCGGCGATCCCGGCCTCGGCGAAGTCGTCGATGGACTTGGGGAGAGACGGGCCGGCTTTCACGTGA